In the genome of Halapricum salinum, one region contains:
- the gdhB gene encoding glutamate dehydrogenase GdhB: protein MASTTDGAHDDSGDVTDERTSESALETARRQLSRAADLVDIDRNIVERLAHPKKVHEVTVPIERDDGTVEVFTGYRAQHDSVRGPYKGGLRYHPDVSRDECVGLGMWMTWKCAVMDLPFGGAKGGVAVNPKELSDEEIERLTRRFAEEVRDVIGPTLDIPAPDMGTDPQTMAWLMDAYSMQEGETIPGVVTGKPPVVGGSKGRDSAPGRSVAIIARQALEYYGKEIGETTVAIQGYGSVGSNAARLLDDWGANVVAVSDVNGGIYDPSGLDTHAIPSHHEKPEAVMNRDAPETVTNDALLELDVDVLIPAAVGNVLTTENARDVQAGLVVEGANGPTTSAADRIFADRGLPVIPDILANAGGVTVSYFEWLQDINRRAWSLQRVYDELEDEMLAAWRVVRDEFDAREVTWRDAAYIVALSRVAEAHDARGLWP, encoded by the coding sequence ATGGCCTCCACAACAGACGGCGCCCACGACGATTCAGGCGACGTGACGGACGAGAGAACGTCAGAATCGGCGCTCGAAACGGCGCGTCGCCAGCTCTCTCGAGCCGCCGACCTCGTCGACATCGATCGGAACATCGTCGAACGACTCGCACATCCGAAGAAAGTCCACGAGGTCACGGTCCCAATCGAGCGCGACGACGGAACGGTCGAGGTGTTCACCGGCTATCGCGCCCAGCACGATAGCGTTCGTGGTCCGTACAAGGGCGGTCTCCGCTACCATCCGGACGTCTCTCGAGACGAATGTGTCGGACTCGGAATGTGGATGACCTGGAAGTGCGCAGTGATGGACCTCCCCTTCGGCGGTGCGAAAGGGGGCGTCGCGGTGAATCCGAAAGAACTGAGCGACGAAGAGATCGAACGCCTCACGCGACGGTTCGCCGAGGAGGTTCGAGACGTGATCGGACCGACGCTGGATATTCCCGCGCCGGACATGGGAACCGATCCGCAGACGATGGCGTGGCTGATGGACGCCTATTCGATGCAAGAAGGCGAGACGATCCCCGGCGTCGTGACGGGGAAACCACCCGTCGTCGGCGGCAGCAAGGGCCGCGATAGTGCACCCGGGCGGAGCGTCGCAATCATCGCCCGCCAGGCGCTGGAGTACTACGGGAAGGAGATCGGTGAGACGACCGTCGCGATCCAGGGGTACGGCAGCGTCGGCTCGAACGCCGCCCGTCTCCTCGACGACTGGGGGGCGAACGTCGTGGCCGTCAGCGACGTGAACGGCGGGATCTACGACCCAAGCGGGCTGGACACGCACGCGATCCCATCACATCACGAGAAACCGGAGGCAGTGATGAACCGTGACGCACCGGAGACCGTCACCAACGACGCGTTGCTCGAACTCGACGTCGACGTCCTCATTCCGGCTGCGGTCGGGAACGTCCTCACGACCGAGAACGCTCGGGACGTGCAGGCGGGTCTCGTCGTCGAGGGTGCGAACGGACCGACGACGAGTGCGGCCGATCGAATCTTCGCAGATCGAGGACTGCCCGTCATCCCGGACATCTTGGCTAACGCCGGTGGCGTCACGGTGAGCTACTTCGAGTGGCTGCAGGATATCAACCGCCGGGCGTGGTCGCTCCAGCGCGTCTACGACGAACTCGAAGACGAGATGCTGGCCGCCTGGAGAGTCGTCAGAGACGAGTTCGACGCTCGAGAAGTGACCTGGCGAGATGCGGCCTACATCGTGGCGCTCTCGCGGGTCGCTGAGGCCCACGACGCTCGTGGTCTCTGGCCCTGA
- a CDS encoding rubrerythrin-like domain-containing protein, translating to MRDVDPVSDDETPYECFECGKILITADSPNRCPDCGGPMRNRRTPLE from the coding sequence ATGAGGGATGTCGACCCAGTCTCCGACGACGAAACGCCGTACGAATGCTTCGAGTGTGGCAAAATACTCATCACCGCGGACAGCCCCAATCGATGCCCCGATTGCGGTGGGCCGATGCGGAATCGTCGAACACCACTAGAGTGA